In the genome of Anomalospiza imberbis isolate Cuckoo-Finch-1a 21T00152 chromosome 11, ASM3175350v1, whole genome shotgun sequence, one region contains:
- the MRPS25 gene encoding small ribosomal subunit protein mS25 — MPMKGRFPVRRTLQYLSQGDVVFKSSVKVMTVNYNTAGELSEGARKFVFFSIPQIQYKNPWVQIMLFRNMTPSPFLRFYLDNGEQVLVDVEDKTNKEITEHIKKILGKSKEMLEKEERKKLSQPATFGPKKYHLRECMCEIEGQVPCPAFAPLPKEMRGKYKAAMKNEA; from the exons ATGCCGATGAAGGGCCGCTTCCCCGTGCGCCGGACCCTGCAGTACCTCAGCCAGGGTGATGTCGTGTTCAAGAGCTCGGTGAAGGTGATGACCGTGAACTACAACACGGCGGGAGAGCTGAGCGAAGGCGCAAG aaagTTCGTGTTTTTCAGCATCCCCCAGATCCAGTACAAGAACCCCTGGGTGCAGATCATGCTGTTCAGGAACATGACTCCCTCGCCCTTCCTCCGGTTCTACCTGG ACAATGGAGAACAAGTTTTGGTGGACGTGGAAGATAAAACCAACAAAGAGATAACagagcacattaaaaaaatcctggggaaaagcaA AGAAATGcttgaaaaagaagaaaggaaaaaactatCACAGCCGGCAACCTTCGGGCCCAAGAAGTATCATTTGCGAGAATGCATGTGTGAGATTGAAGGCCAAGTTCCCTGCCCTGCTTTTGCACCATTGCCCAAAGAGATGAGGGGAAAATACAAAGCTGCTATGAAAAATGAGGCATGA